From Erigeron canadensis isolate Cc75 chromosome 8, C_canadensis_v1, whole genome shotgun sequence, one genomic window encodes:
- the LOC122610120 gene encoding uncharacterized protein LOC122610120 has product MHVFEVGEKVTKWTGKSTRDGNGFKLWYSGAPKSINGVGIIMTDRLKDFVVHVERHGDRLMLVRLVIHEETINVISAYAPQSGRSEGEKKSFWDSLDELVRSCPDDQRLVLGGDLNGHIGVQSDGYPGVHGGLGFGRRNEEGRMILEFATAHDLVIANSFFRKRKSQLITFQRGRNETQIDYFLVRKETSGLVKIARRATKTEKAVRPRILWKNLMGEAAETFRSTTSARFSLEIQNVEHMDADQLWTHLVKGMRETAKAVLGETRGTSSQRKGGRESWWISEEVQTKVATKLSCFKELIKSKQNGTNEDWSLARQRYYEAKKEAKKIVAIAKERAYEELYKKLDSKEGKNDIFRIAKARERKRMDLGDVIYIKDESGRSIVKVEDIRKRWEEYFANLFNRRESGRSEGGIDHGIHSDICCDDDDTPRISQEEVRLALKKMGRSKQQVQTKFLSRDGDAWEMWG; this is encoded by the exons ATGCATGTTTTTGAAGTGGGTGAAaag GTTACTAAGTGGACAGGTAAAAGCACTAGAGATGGGAATGGATTCAAGCTTTGGTATTCTGGAGCGCCTAAGTCGATAAATGGAGTAGGGATCATCATGACAGATCGACTTAAAGACTTTGTAGTACATGTGGAAAGACACGGGGATAGGTTGATGTTGGTGAGATTAGTGATACATGAGGAGACTATAAACGTGATCAGCGCGTATGCCCCCCAGTCGGGCCGGAGTGAGGGAGAGAAGAAGAGTTTTTGGGACTCACTGGATGAGCTCGTGAGGAGTTGCCCGGATGACCAACGACTAGTTTTAGGAGGAGACTTAAATGGGCATATAGGAGTACAGTCAGACGGCTACCCGGGTGTACACGGGGGTTTAGGATTTGGTCGGAGGAATGAAGAGGGACGCATGATATTGGAATTCGCTACTGCGCATGACCTGGTAATAGCAAACTCGTTCTTCCGAAAGAGGAAATCTCAGCTGATTACCTTCCAGAGAGGCCGCAATGAAACGCAGATCGATTACTTCCTGGTGCGTAAGGAGACTTCAGGGCTTGTAAAGATTGCAAG ACGAGCAACCAAGACAGAGAAAGCTGTAAGGCCAAGAATCCTTTGGAAAAACCTTATGGGTGAAGCAGCAGAGACGTTTAGATCGACGACCAGCGCGAGGTTCTCATTAGAGATTCAAAACGTCGAGCATATGGATGCTGATCAGCTGTGGACACACTTGGTAAAGGGTATGAGGGAGACGGCAAAGGCGGTACTAGGGGAAACAAGAGGGACAAGTAGTCAGCGTAAAGGGGGTAGGGAATCTTGGTGGATCAGTGAAGAGGTTCAGACCAAGGTTGCGACAAAACTTAGTTGCTTTAAAGAACTTATCAAGAGCAAGCAAAACGGGACAAATGAGGACTGGTCCTTGGCTAGGCAGAGATACTACGAAGCCAAGAAAGAGGCAAAGAAGATTGTAGCTATAGCAAAAGAAAGAGCGTACGAAGAACTGTATAAGAAACTAGACTCCAAGGAAGGAAAAAACGATATATTCAGAATTGCTAAAGCGAGGGAGAGAAAACGTATGGATTTAGGAGACGTCATCTATATAAAGGATGAAAGCGGACGAAGCATTGTGAAAGTGGAAGACATTAGGAAAAGATGGGAAGAGTACTTCGCCAACCTGTTTAATAGGAGAGAGTCGGGGCGAAGTGAAGGAGGAATCGATCACGGTATTCACTCAGACATATGTTGTGACGACGACGATACTCCGAGGATCAGCCAAGAGGAAGTAAGGCTCGCCCTAAAGAAGATGGGGAGATCAAAGCAACAGGTCCAGACCAAATTCCTATCGAGGGATGGAGATGCTTGGGAGATGTGGGGATAA